A region of Vitis vinifera cultivar Pinot Noir 40024 chromosome 15, ASM3070453v1 DNA encodes the following proteins:
- the LOC100255696 gene encoding probable xyloglucan endotransglucosylase/hydrolase protein 28 gives MAKSLFICSILLLLNSFLSFRSSATNLAYSTPFDRWFFKVFGDENIKSVHNGTVAKISLDQKTGSEFVSSDIFLHGYFSASIKLPRNQDTAGVVVAFFTMNQDIYSRNQDEATFEFLGNVKGKEWVVQTNIHGNTTIRNSTSKGREERYTLWFDPSADFHKYSILWTENHIIFYVDDVPIRLFMRTKAIGNYFITSPMYVYGSIRDGSDWATDGGKQKVDYKYAPFTAAFSELILLGCPADPIDLKPYCIDEDPWEKKVPTGLTRKEITQMRRFRHKFMTYSYCFDKERYPVTPPECFVDGREMEPPQNFDPVVFGGDPVEK, from the coding sequence ATGGCCAAGTCTCTCTTTATTTGCTCTATCCTTCTCCTTCTtaattctttcctttctttccgaTCTTCTGCAACAAACCTAGCATATTCCACGCCCTTTGATCGTTGGTTTTTCAAGGTCTTTGGGGACGAAAACATAAAATCTGTACACAATGGCACAGTGGCGAAGATCAGTCTGGATCAGAAAACTGGTTCTGAGTTTGTCTCTTCAGATATTTTCCTCCATGGATACTTCAGTGCCTCCATTAAACTACCAAGAAACCAGGACACTGCAGGAGTTGTGGTTGCGTTTTTTACCATGAATCAAGACATATACAGCAGGAACCAGGACGAAGCGACCTTCGAGTTCCTGGGAAACGTCAAAGGCAAAGAGTGGGTGGTTCAGACCAATATTCATGGCAATACAACCATCAGAAACAGCACCAGTAAAGGAAGAGAAGAGCGCTACACCCTCTGGTTCGACCCATCCGCAGATTTTCACAAGTACAGTATCCTCTGGACTGAAAACCATATCATATTTTACGTTGATGATGTCCCCATAAGGTTGTTCATGAGGACAAAAGCCATAGGAAACTACTTCATCACTAGTCCAATGTATGTGTATGGCTCAATACGGGACGGGTCAGACTGGGCCACTGATGGAGGAAAACAGAAAGTGGATTACAAGTATGCTCCATTCACTGCTGCATTTTCTGAGTTAATTTTACTGGGATGTCCAGCTGACCCAATTGATCTCAAACCCTATTGCATTGACGAGGACCCATGGGAGAAGAAGGTTCCTACTGGTTTGACAAGAAAGGAAATCACCCAGATGAGGAGGTTCAGGCACAAGTTCATGACATATTCTTATTGCTTTGATAAGGAAAGGTACCCAGTTACTCCACCAGAGTGTTTTGTTGATGGCCGTGAAATGGAGCCGCCTCAAAATTTCGACCCTGTTGTGTTTGGTGGAGACCCAGTTGAGAAGTGA
- the LOC100267831 gene encoding auxin-responsive protein SAUR32 has translation MGSGEKGLLNFHLHLPHLHGKKQYRDVPKGCLAIKVGQGEEQQRFIVPVIYFNHPLFMQLLKEAEEEYGFEQQGAITIPCHVEEFRYVQGMIDREHSLHPQNHNHHHHHGGCFRV, from the coding sequence ATGGGTAGCGGAGAAAAGGGTCTTCTGAACTTCCATCTGCATCTCCCTCACCTTCATGGGAAAAAGCAGTACAGGGATGTTCCAAAGGGGTGTTTGGCTATCAAGGTAGGGCAAGGAGAAGAGCAACAGAGATTCATAGTCCCAGTAATATACTTCAATCACCCTCTCTTCATGCAGTTGCTTAAGGAAGCCGAAGAGGAATATGGGTTTGAGCAGCAAGGGGCAATCACCATTCCCTGTCATGTCGAGGAGTTCCGATACGTTCAAGGCATGATCGACAGAGAACACTCTCTTCACCCTCAGAACCataaccaccaccaccaccatggtGGCTGTTTTAGAGTTTGA
- the LOC100245524 gene encoding homeobox-leucine zipper protein ATHB-12 produces the protein MNLNEMLGGEEYKYSPMAAVDDGSLACLNSIATARKKKEKNKRRFSDEQIRLLESMFESETKLEPRKKLQVAKELGLQPRQVAIWFQNKRARWKSKQLERDYSILRGNYNSLVSRFESLKKEKQALVIQLQKLNEMVQQSGGAKQDSEQRLVQNSAESEADNRDNGNCESEVKPNLSLERSEHGGGVLSDDDSSIRADYFVMEEEPSLLTMVEPVDGCLTSPEDWGSWDSENVFDQSSGSYQWWDFWG, from the exons ATGAATCTGAATGAGATGTTAGGTGGGGAGGAGTATAAGTATTCTCCCATGGCAGCAGTGGATGATGGGTCTTTGGCTTGTCTGAATTCAATTGCAACCGCcagaaagaagaaggaaaagaacaaGAGGAGGTTCAGTGATGAACAGATTAGATTATTGGAATCCATGTTTGAGTCTGAGACAAAGCTTGAACCCCGAAAGAAGCTGCAGGTGGCGAAGGAGCTGGGGTTGCAGCCACGGCAGGTTGCGATATGGTTTCAGAATAAGAGAGCTAGGTGGAAGTCAAAGCAGCTGGAGCGGGACTACAGTATACTGAGAGGGAATTACAACAGCCTGGTTTCTCGGTTTGAATCCTTGAAGAAGGAGAAGCAGGCCCTGGTTATACAG CTACAGAAGTTGAACGAGATGGTACAGCAGTCTGGAGGGGCAAAACAAGATTCTGAGCAGCGGCTAGTACAGAACAGTGCTGAGAGTGAAGCAGACAACAGAGACAATGGCAATTGTGAATCTGAAGTGAAGCCCAACTTGTCGTTGGAGAGATCAGAACATGGAGGAGGTGTCCTTTCGGACGATGATAGCAGCATAAGGGCTGACTACTTTGTGATGGAAGAAGAGCCCAGCCTTCTGACCATGGTGGAACCTGTTGATGGTTGCTTGACATCACCGGAAGATTGGGGCAGTTGGGACTCTGAGAATGTGTTTGATCAGTCTAGTGGTAGTTATCAGTGGTGGGATTTCTGGGGTTGA
- the LOC104881849 gene encoding uncharacterized membrane protein At1g16860 yields MNDLSNASSIQSHCYSCKPIPSQVLYVLVPLFFTGLAVSIFILIAVHNAFLFVSLLCLSALVAAFLIWNTVNWRRSRALFCYLRSFPDSDLRLARHGQLVKITGLVSCGNISLESSYEKATRCIYTSTLLYEYPGLGLKLADAKVPCFGWGLAYCERFSTDFYITDSKSGIRALVKAGSGSRVTPLIVESRLVNTTRKCRFLSSHFKKWLAERNISGQARLLRLEEGYVKEGSSMAVIGMLHRDNDALMIVQPPELLSTGCLWRKLLLPVDIDGVILGVPEMVGPVANPPSSMQQWEH; encoded by the exons atgAACGACCTCTCAAATGCTTCTTCAATCCAGAGCCATTGCTACAGTTGCAAGCCAATTCCATCGCAAGTTCTCTATGTTCTGGTGCCTCTCTTCTTCACCGGCTTGGCGGTCTCAATCTTCATCCTCATTGCTGTTCACAATGCCTTCTTATTCGTCTCTCTCCTCTGTCTCTCAGCTCTCGTCGCTGCTTTTCTCATCTGGAACACCGTCAACTGGAGGCGGAGCAGAGCGCTCTTTTGCTATCTCCGTTCTTTCCCCGACTCCGACCTCCGCCTCGCTCGTCACGGCCAGCTCGTTAAAATTACCGGG CTAGTATCATGTGGGAACATCTCCCTGGAATCTTCATACGAAAAGGCTACCCGATGTATTTATACATCTACTCTTTTGTATGAATACCCAGGACTTGGTTTGAAGCTTGCAGATGCTAAAGTGCCATGCTTTGGATGGGGGTTAGCATATTGTGAG AGGTTCTCCACAGACTTTTACATCACTGATAGTAAGTCGGGCATCAGAGCTTTGGTGAAAGCTGGCTCAGGCTCAAGAGTCACTCCCCTGATCGTTGAGAGCAGACTGGTAAACACCACAAGAAAATGCAGATTTCTGTCTTCtcacttcaagaaatggctagcaGAGCGAAACATCTCAGGCCAAGCTCGTCTATTGCGTCTAGAAGAAGG GTATGTCAAGGAAGGCAGCTCCATGGCTGTAATCGGAATGTTGCATAGAGATAATGACGCATTGATGATTGTTCAACCCCCGGAGCTCCTCTCTACAGGATGCCTATGGCGAAAGCTTCTTCTCCCAGTTGATATTGATGGGGTGATTCTGGGTGTTCCTGAGATGGTTGGCCCAGTGGCCAATCCCCCAAGTTCCATGCAACAATGGGAACATTAA